From Verrucomicrobia bacterium S94, the proteins below share one genomic window:
- a CDS encoding DUF3450 family protein gives MINKLKICIPAFTTLVLLHSATAQKSPDSSREKLLQWIEIKKIISAESAAWKAEKQQLNDLNTIRRKEIEQLDEILVRSETRRTENRALLEKKQAEAESAETRRSQLALRIAELEKQILPLTRKLPAPLFRKLEPEIAALEQSGRPLQERYRDLTAMLIEIGDFNASITLDTEIRETAHGKTEVDILYLGLAHAWYVNRTGTSAGYGIPTSSGWKWSEDPSMAAQIRSAIAIVGKQAPPPSPLSHFIRRAQNDPPFFLPQRYREKKYNPPHSCVRRESHGENHIPFIYTPRLDICLQFHRSGPSVGTGKTVHPSGNHRRGKTGAR, from the coding sequence ATGATCAACAAACTGAAAATCTGCATCCCGGCATTCACAACCCTCGTCCTTCTTCATTCGGCAACGGCACAGAAGTCGCCCGACTCCTCCCGGGAAAAACTACTGCAATGGATTGAAATTAAAAAAATCATCAGCGCTGAATCCGCAGCCTGGAAAGCCGAAAAACAGCAGCTCAACGATTTAAATACCATCCGGCGGAAAGAGATCGAACAACTCGACGAAATACTCGTCCGCTCCGAAACCCGGCGTACGGAAAACCGCGCACTGCTCGAAAAAAAACAGGCCGAAGCAGAAAGCGCGGAAACCCGGCGCAGCCAGCTGGCTCTCAGAATTGCAGAACTCGAAAAACAGATTCTTCCCCTCACCCGGAAGCTGCCCGCTCCGCTCTTCCGCAAACTGGAACCCGAAATAGCCGCACTTGAACAATCCGGCCGGCCGCTGCAGGAACGCTATCGAGATCTGACCGCTATGCTGATCGAAATCGGGGACTTCAATGCCTCAATCACCCTCGATACCGAAATCCGGGAAACCGCACATGGGAAAACCGAAGTAGACATCCTTTACCTCGGTCTCGCACATGCCTGGTATGTCAACCGCACCGGCACCAGCGCCGGTTACGGTATCCCGACATCCTCCGGCTGGAAGTGGAGCGAAGATCCGTCCATGGCGGCACAGATCCGATCGGCCATCGCCATCGTCGGGAAACAGGCTCCCCCGCCTTCACCGCTCTCACACTTCATCCGGAGGGCACAAAATGATCCCCCCTTTTTTCTGCCACAGCGCTACCGCGAAAAAAAATACAACCCGCCGCACTCCTGTGTCCGCCGGGAGTCCCATGGTGAAAACCATATCCCTTTCATTTATACTCCCCGCCTTGACATTTGCCTCCAATTCCATCGATCCGGACCTTCAGTCGGAACTGGAAAAACTGTCCACCCTTCGGGAAACCATCGCCGAGGAAAAACCGGAGCTCGCTAA
- a CDS encoding MotA/TolQ/ExbB proton channel family protein — MIGELFQEITTLSSQGGFAFYALIVLAFSIAYTLISISHALLLPDAPFLSQRQWQYILSRRDIPPQMIRRLSNELDAENPDEHFHELDHQLFANLERRFPFAFVLIGAAPLIGLLGTVSGMLTTFSGMGSSDALSVDAVSSGVSEALITTQAGLVIGVSALFICSLMRFRYEQLKSGFLRLEAAVKQLQG, encoded by the coding sequence ATGATCGGTGAACTATTCCAGGAAATCACCACCCTTTCCAGCCAAGGCGGTTTTGCATTCTATGCCTTGATCGTACTGGCCTTTTCCATTGCCTATACCCTGATCTCCATCTCCCACGCCCTGCTGTTGCCGGATGCCCCCTTTCTATCCCAACGTCAATGGCAATACATACTGTCACGCCGCGACATTCCACCCCAGATGATCCGCCGGCTCTCCAATGAACTCGATGCTGAAAATCCGGATGAACATTTCCACGAACTTGACCATCAGCTTTTCGCCAACCTGGAGCGCCGTTTTCCCTTTGCCTTCGTACTGATCGGCGCCGCACCGCTGATCGGACTGCTCGGAACGGTTTCCGGTATGCTCACCACCTTCAGCGGCATGGGCTCCTCGGATGCCCTGTCGGTCGATGCCGTTTCTTCCGGCGTTTCCGAAGCCCTCATCACCACACAGGCCGGACTCGTCATCGGTGTATCAGCGCTTTTTATCTGCTCCCTGATGCGCTTTCGTTATGAACAGCTTAAATCCGGATTCCTGCGGCTGGAAGCCGCCGTAAAACAACTGCAAGGATGA
- a CDS encoding biopolymer transporter ExbD: MSRGFPRYKKRTFHHEGEINISPLIDIVFILLIFFIVTTVFVDETGLEIEKPRAATQQDIERNSILIGIDPQGAVYYNSREVGIGGVRAVVRRLLRQESMPVIIQADRRTPTDRTIAVLDEARSAGAQQVFVSTLSD, encoded by the coding sequence ATGAGCCGAGGATTTCCACGCTATAAAAAACGGACGTTCCATCATGAAGGGGAAATCAATATTTCTCCGCTCATCGACATTGTGTTCATCCTTCTGATCTTCTTTATCGTTACCACGGTATTCGTCGACGAAACCGGTCTGGAAATTGAAAAACCGCGCGCCGCCACACAACAGGACATTGAGCGCAACAGCATTCTCATCGGCATCGATCCGCAGGGAGCGGTTTATTATAACAGCCGCGAAGTCGGCATCGGCGGCGTCCGTGCCGTGGTGAGACGGCTGCTCCGACAGGAAAGCATGCCCGTCATTATCCAGGCCGACCGCCGGACACCGACCGACCGGACCATTGCCGTGCTCGACGAAGCGCGCAGTGCCGGTGCTCAACAGGTTTTTGTATCCACACTATCCGACTGA
- a CDS encoding tetratricopeptide repeat protein, whose amino-acid sequence MKSTLYLLVSALNVMAQVPIPVSSLWKSEPFRNEFTASYGVDAAVEPRISAEEKQVLDSIAGKMRDENRKGAIAKLEESIWLAKSAALQFTLANLLVEENRAADAIPYFEKAIELYPSFRDAHRNLALALIQENQIDAAMKPLIRAIELRASDGLTYGLLAYCHSESGRFSSALQAYRQAQLLMPDEWQWKLGEANALLMLGEYASAAELFGELLEQQPKNEQLWLAQADAYLADGRTERAIANREVVRRMGRLPPDGLLVLGHLYLNIDLPDSAIDCYISALSGIELPDALEALDRLITSRHWKQAEILLSEISTEDPAVKRAEAFIQVQTGELLTGIRILETIVADDPMDAEALLMLGKAYRRTDQLEKSALVLEQAARSKSAKPEALLLLGQVLTEQEQYEQAILVLERANRLQPNPSVAEYIAAIQNLLQHP is encoded by the coding sequence ATGAAATCAACGTTATACCTTCTTGTTTCTGCTCTGAATGTCATGGCACAGGTACCGATACCGGTTTCCAGCCTATGGAAGTCTGAACCGTTCCGGAATGAATTCACCGCCAGTTACGGCGTTGACGCCGCTGTTGAACCGCGGATTTCCGCGGAGGAAAAACAGGTACTCGATTCAATTGCCGGTAAAATGAGGGATGAAAACCGAAAGGGCGCTATCGCCAAACTCGAGGAAAGTATCTGGCTCGCGAAAAGCGCCGCACTGCAGTTCACTCTGGCCAATCTGCTGGTGGAGGAAAACCGCGCCGCCGACGCAATTCCGTATTTTGAAAAAGCGATCGAACTCTATCCTTCCTTCCGTGATGCCCACCGTAACCTTGCCCTTGCGCTGATACAGGAAAATCAGATCGATGCTGCAATGAAACCGCTGATTCGAGCCATTGAACTGCGCGCATCGGATGGCCTGACCTATGGGCTGCTCGCCTACTGCCACAGTGAATCCGGGCGGTTTTCCTCCGCCCTTCAGGCCTACCGGCAGGCGCAGCTGCTGATGCCCGATGAATGGCAGTGGAAACTCGGCGAAGCTAATGCACTCCTGATGCTGGGCGAATATGCATCAGCGGCGGAGCTGTTCGGTGAACTGCTGGAACAGCAGCCGAAAAACGAACAGCTATGGCTTGCGCAGGCCGATGCCTATCTGGCTGACGGCCGGACCGAACGCGCGATTGCCAACCGCGAGGTTGTGCGGCGCATGGGTAGACTCCCCCCGGACGGCCTATTGGTGCTTGGTCATCTTTATCTCAATATCGATCTGCCCGACAGCGCGATCGATTGCTATATATCCGCTCTATCCGGCATTGAACTCCCGGACGCTCTGGAAGCCCTTGACCGCCTGATCACATCCAGACATTGGAAACAGGCCGAAATCCTGCTTTCGGAAATTTCAACCGAAGACCCCGCCGTCAAACGCGCCGAAGCATTTATTCAGGTTCAGACAGGAGAACTGCTGACCGGCATCCGGATTCTGGAAACCATTGTGGCGGACGACCCGATGGATGCCGAAGCCCTGCTCATGCTGGGGAAAGCCTACCGCCGGACAGATCAACTGGAAAAATCAGCGCTGGTTCTGGAACAGGCCGCCCGCAGTAAAAGCGCCAAACCGGAAGCCCTGCTGCTTCTGGGACAGGTCCTTACCGAGCAGGAACAATATGAACAGGCTATCCTGGTTCTGGAACGCGCTAACCGGCTGCAGCCCAATCCCTCGGTCGCAGAATACATCGCGGCGATCCAAAACCTGCTTCAGCATCCCTGA
- a CDS encoding DUF2249 domain-containing protein: protein MCIIRLDVAETIQAGGVPLAEVLDAAHSLKPGNILELTVPFYPAPIIEKLRHEGFKIWSQQHSNPFITYFTH from the coding sequence ATCTGCATCATCCGGCTCGATGTCGCCGAAACCATTCAGGCCGGCGGAGTTCCGCTGGCTGAGGTCCTCGATGCCGCACACTCCCTGAAACCAGGGAATATCCTCGAATTAACGGTTCCATTTTATCCGGCACCGATCATTGAAAAACTCCGCCACGAAGGATTTAAGATCTGGTCACAGCAGCACTCCAACCCGTTCATCACCTACTTTACACACTGA
- a CDS encoding 4Fe-4S dicluster domain-containing protein, producing the protein MAYVISDECTSCGACAAGCPVEAISEGEGKYVIDADTCTDCGACESTCPMEAISAG; encoded by the coding sequence ATGGCCTATGTAATTTCCGACGAATGCACCAGCTGCGGCGCCTGTGCCGCCGGTTGTCCGGTGGAAGCCATCAGCGAAGGTGAAGGCAAATATGTAATCGATGCAGATACCTGCACGGACTGCGGTGCCTGCGAATCCACCTGCCCGATGGAAGCCATTTCCGCCGGTTAG